The following are encoded together in the Lactuca sativa cultivar Salinas chromosome 1, Lsat_Salinas_v11, whole genome shotgun sequence genome:
- the LOC111915725 gene encoding cytochrome P450 71A1: protein MEMVSVLITLLLLPAFFLIILYKLTSFLSKTVHRLPPGPPGLPIIGNLHQLDTTNLSDHLWRLSKRYGPLMSLRLGFIQTLVVSSAEMAKQVLKTEDLVFCTRPLFTGTKKISYSNKDVAWSPYNEYWREMRKICNVHLFSLKQVNSFCFVREDEVFTMIDTIKIRISIKQEVINLSEIVMILMSNIVYRVAFGKRPYVYDNEQKEVRRFHELLLECQALLVNFYYRDYFPFMGWLDKLNGSMSRLEKNFKDMDECYQNLIDEHLNRNRPNEMQEDMVDILLKLKQNSDSSMDLTFDNIKAVLMNILIGGTETGAAVVVWTMTLLMKNPECLKKVQQELRNAIGDKGKVHEDDLYKLNYLKAVIKETYRLYPVAPLLVPRESRDRCILDGYEIPKKTLVYVNAWAVGRDRKCWKTPEEFDPERFMGSSVDYKGSDFELIPFGSGRRGCPGMTMGAVMVELALSNLVYSFDWEVPEGMKEITTLATVGTVSHKKDALRLVAKVYDHVHGCCEN, encoded by the exons ATGGAAATGGTGTCAGTTTTAATCACGCTATTACTTCTCCCTGCCTTCTTCCTCATCATTCTATACAAACTTACAAGCTTTCTTTCCAAAACCGTCCACCGTCTGCCACCAGGACCTCCCGGACTTCCTATAATCGGAAACCTGCACCAGCTCGACACCACCAACCTATCAGACCACCTATGGCGTCTCTCCAAACGTTATGGCCCTTTAATGTCCCTGCGCCTTGGTTTCATCCAGACCCTCGTTGTTTCCTCTGCTGAAATGGCCAAACAAGTCTTGAAAACCGAAGATTTGGTTTTCTGCACGAGGCCTCTGTTCACAGGTACGAAAAAGATCTCGTACAGCAATAAAGATGTAGCTTGGTCACCTTACAATGAGTATTGGAGAGAAATGAGAAAGATTTGTAACGTTCATTTGTTCTCTTTGAAACAAGTGAACTCGTTTTGTTTTGTTCGTGAAGACGAAGTATTCACTATGATTGATACTATTAAGATCCGAATTTCGATCAAACAAGAAGTGATCAATTTAAGTGAAATTGTGATGATTCTGATGAGTAATATTGTTTATAGGGTAGCTTTTGGGAAGAGGCCATATGTTTACGATAATGAACAGAAAGAAGTGAGACGATTTCATGAGCTTTTGCTAGAGTGTCAAGCTTTGCTTGTTAACTTTTATTATAGAGATTATTTTCCATTCATGGGGTGGCTTGATAAACTGAATGGAAGCATGTCTAGACTCGAAAAGAACTTCAAAGACATGGATGAGTGCTATCAAAATCTCATCGATGAGCATCTAAATCGAAACAGGCCAAATGAAATGCAAGAAGACATGGTTGATATCTTGCTAAAACTCAAACAAAACTCAGATTCCTCCATGGATCTAACCTTTGATAACATCAAAGCTGTGCTCATG AATATCTTGATAGGTGGGACAGAAACAGGCGCTGCGGTAGTAGTGTGGACGATGACTTTGCTGATGAAGAACCCTGAATGTTTAAAGAAAGTTCAACAAGAACTGAGGAATGCAATCGGGGACAAAGGGAAAGTACATGAAGATGATCTTTATAAGCTCAACTATCTGAAAGCAGTAATCAAAGAGACATATAGATTGTACCCAGTTGCACCCCTTTTAGTCCCACGTGAATCGAGAGATCGATGTATTCTAGATGGATACGAGATACCAAAGAAGACTCTGGTGTACGTGAACGCTTGGGCAGTGGGGAGAGACCGAAAATGTTGGAAAACCCCCGAAGAGTTCGACCCAGAGAGGTTCATGGGAAGTAGCGTTGATTACAAAGGAAGTGATTTTGAGTTGATTCCGTTTGGTTCTGGTCGGAGAGGGTGTCCGGGGATGACGATGGGAGCTGTGATGGTGGAGCTGGCTCTATCGAATCTTGTTTACTCGTTTGATTGGGAAGTGCCGGAGGGGATGAAGGAGATTACTACTTTGGCAACAGTTGGAACTGTTTCACATAAGAAGGATGCGCTTCGATTGGTGGCTAAAGTTTATGATCATGTTCATGGCTGCTGCGAGAATTGA
- the LOC111915726 gene encoding uncharacterized protein LOC111915726: MEMEVRRIVVVVEEVEVARTAMVWALHNVLRYGDLVTLLHVFPATTAAGSKSRNRKKLRLLRLKGFQLALSFKDICIHSFPNTKIEIVVTEGDEEGSRITDLVRQIGASTLVAGLHDQSFLYRLAMAHKNIGNNFNCKVLAVKQPTSPLTSSGPTLSDSSTSMDFSQIEISSLSVPEIPPPKIPYQVCPDPSAIIWRSRRRRKQ; the protein is encoded by the exons ATGGAAATGGAGGTGAGGAGGATCGTTGTGGTGGTAGAAGAAGTGGAAGTAGCAAGAACAGCTATGGTATGGGCTCTTCATAATGTTCTCCGATATGGCGATTTAGTAACTCTTCTTCATGTATTTCCGGCGACCACCGCCGCCGGCAGTAAATCGCGTAACAGAAAGAAGCTCAGGTTGCTCCGATTGAAAGGCTTTCAGTTGGCTCTTTCATTCAAGGACATCTGCATTCATAGTTTCCCAAAC ACGAAGATAGAGATCGTTGTGACGGAAGGCGATGAAGAAGGCAGTAGGATCACGGATTTGGTCCGGCAGATTGGGGCTTCAACTCTCGTTGCCGGCCTCCATGATCAGAGCTTTCTCTACAG GTTAGCAATGGCCCACAAGAACATTGGTAACAATTTTAATTGCAAAGTTCTTGCCGTCAAACAACCTACTTCACCATTAACATCAAGTGGGCCCACTTTGTCAGATAGTTCAACCAGCATGGACTTTTCTCAGATTGAAATTTCCTCATTAAG TGTACCGGAAATTCCTCCACCAAAAATTCCGTATCAAGTATGTCCAGATCCATCAGCCATTATATGGAGatcaaggagaagaagaaagcaaTGA